From Leopardus geoffroyi isolate Oge1 chromosome B4, O.geoffroyi_Oge1_pat1.0, whole genome shotgun sequence, a single genomic window includes:
- the PPP6R2 gene encoding serine/threonine-protein phosphatase 6 regulatory subunit 2 isoform X9: MDLLLRLVSCVEPAGLRQEVLHWLNEEKIIQRLVELIHPSQDEDRQSNASQTLCDIVRLGREQASQLQEAPEPDPLLTVLESQDCVEQLLKNMFDGDQTESCLVSGTQVLLTLLETRRAGTEGLVDSFSQGLEGLCTVSSSILHGIEPRLKDFHQLLLSPPKKKAILTTIGVLEEPLGNARLHGARLMAALLHTNTPSINQELCRLNTMGLLLDLFFKYTWNNFLHFQVELCIAAILSHAAREDRAEASGLEGRVELLPGSGDPEAPQPAASRPENTMVTHLFQKCCLVQRILEAWEANDHAQAAGGMRRGNMGHLTRIANAVVQNLERGPMQTHISEVIRGLPADCRGRWENFVEETLAETNRRNAVDLVSTHHLHPSSEDEDMEGVFPNELSLQQAFSEYQVQQMTATFVDQFGFNDEEFADQDDSVNAPFDRIAEINFSIDADEDSPSAALFEACCSDHIQPFDDDEEDDIWEDKETHCTARVTARARFGGPHTSESCSKNGLERGGQDRKEGLEADKDVALAGAPLASAQKEGPRLEGGSEAGASWAVFEETVNSPVPVPGVAVDVGSGVWASSTPSPSALEEKGWAKFTDFQPFCCSESGPRCSSPVDTGHGGAQDSLTQGPERTLGPASPCAWNACVTRKAPPVVSDNTEDEQKMAGALETVSMGPSRETPLLPASVPRAECTASTLSDPTSPAPAEAIFTPAVAVPPEAAVAATTAPGKASPAPAALPVAPVLSGAVPTGPVAAITTAAPSTCTAAILGTATKDRKMDAPPPAGATLNGPV; this comes from the exons ATGGACCTGCTGCTGCGCCTTGTCagctgcgtggagcctgctgggctCCGGCAGGAAGTCCTGCAT tgGCTTAATGAAGAGAAGATCATCCAGAGGCTGGTGGAGCTGATCCACCCAAGTCAGGATGAAGAT agACAGTCCAATGCCTCTCAGACTCTCTGTGACATCGTCAGGCTGGGCAGAGAGCAGGCCAGTCAGCTGCAGGAGGCCCCGGAGCCAGACCCCCTCCTCACAGTGCTGGAGTC GCAGGACTGTGTGGAGCAGCTTCTGAAGAACATGTTTGATGGAGACCAGACTGAGAGCTGCCTCGTTAGTGGGACTCAGGTGTTACTTACCTTGTTGGAAACAAGGCGGGCTGG GACAGAGGGCTTGGTGGACTCCTTTTCTCAGGGACTGGAAGGGCTGTGTACCGTCAGCAGCAGCATACTGCACGGCATTGAGCCACGACTGAAGGACTTCCACCAGCTTCTACTCAGCCCGCCAAAG AAAAAAGCGATCCTGACCACCATCGGCGTGCTGGAGGAGCCTTTGGGGAATGCCCGTCTGCACGGGGCCCGCCTCATGGCTGCACTGCTGCACACGAACACGCCCAGCATCAACCAGGAACTCTGCCGGCTCAACACCATGGGCTTACTGCTG GACCTGTTTTTTAAGTACACCTGGAATAACTTCCTGCACTTCCAAGTGGAACTATGCATAGCCGCTATTCTCTCCCATGCTGCCCGCGAGGACAGGGCAGAAGCCAGTGGACTGGAGGGCAGGGTGGAGCTTCTGCCCGGAAGCGGGGACCCAGAGGCCCCCCAGCCTGCTGCCAGCCGCCCTGAGAACACAATGGTGACCCAT CTGTTCCAGAAGTGCTGCCTGGTCCAGCGGATCCTGGAGGCCTGGGAAGCCAATGATCACGCACA GGCAGCGGGTGGCATGAGGAGAGGCAACATGGGCCACCTTACCCGGATTGCCAATGCGGTGGTACAGAACCTGGAGAGGGGCCCCATGCAGACTCACATCAGCGAAGTCATCCGAG GGCTCCCTGCGGACTGCCGTGGGCGCTGGGAGAACTTTGTGGAGGAGACACTGGCGGAGACCAACCGCAGGAACGCTGTGGACCTG GTAAGCACCCACCACCTTCACCCCTCGAGTGAGGATGAGGACATGGAGGGCGTTTTCCCTAATGAGCTGTCCCTGCAGCAG gcTTTCTCCGAGTACCAGGTCCAGCAGATGACGGCCACCTTCGTGGATCAGTTTGGCTTCAATGACGAGGAGTTTGCAGACCAGGATGACAGTGTCAA TGCTCCCTTCGACAGGATTGCTGAGATAAACTTCAGCATCGATGCTGACGAGGACAGT CCCAGCGCAGCTCTGTTTGAGGCCTGCTGCAGTGACCACATCCAGCCTTTTGACGATGATGAGGAGGATGACATCTGGGAGGACAAGGAGACGCACTGCACTGCCCGAGTGACGGCTAGAGCCAG gtttggGGGCCCTCACACCTCAGAGAGCTGCTCAAAGAATGGCCTGGAGCGTGGAGGCCAGGACAGGAAGGAGGGCTTGGAAGCAGACAAGGATGTGGCTCTGGCAGGTGCCCCTCTGGCCTCAGCCCAGAAGGAAGGTCCTCGCTTGGAGGGTGGCTCAGAAG cAGGCGCCTCGTGGGCAGTATTTGAGGAGACGGTGAACTCGCCAGTGCCGGTTCCAGGAGTGGCGGTGGATGTGGGTTCCGGTGTGTGGGCATCCAGCACCCCCAGCCCTTCGGCTTTGGAGGAAAAAGGCTGGGCCAAGTTCACCGACTTCCAGCCTTTCTGCTG CTCCGAGTCGGGGCCCAGGTGCAGCTCCCCGGTGGACACGGGCCACGGCGGTGCCCAGGATAGCCTGACCCAGGGCCCAGAGAGGACCC TAGGCCCGGCTTCCCCATGTGCCTGGAACGCGTGTGTCACCAGGAAGGCCCCCCCAGTGGTTTCCGACAACACTGAGGACGAGCAGAAGATGGCAGGTGCCTTGGAGACTGTCAGCATGGGTCCCAGCCGGGAGACCCCCCTGCTGCCTGCGTCAGTCCCCAG GGCTGAGTGCACCGCCAGCACGCTGTCAGACCCCACCTCCCCTGCACCTGCAGAAGCAATCTTCACCCCAGCTGTGGCTGTCCCCCCTGAGGCTGCTGTGGCGGCCACCACGGCCCCGGGCAAGGCCAGTCCCGCCCCAGCTGCCCTGCCAGTTGCTCCTGTGTTGAGCGGGGCGGTTCCAACAGGGCCTGTAGCGGCCATCACCACTGCAGCCCCATCCACATGCACAGCAGCCATCCTGGGGACAGCGACAAAAGACAG GAAGATGGACGCACCACCACCTGCAGGAGCCACCTTGAACGGCCCCGTgtga